From one Paeniglutamicibacter psychrophenolicus genomic stretch:
- a CDS encoding LysR family transcriptional regulator yields the protein MFIRQLEYMVALARERHFVRAAQSCSVSQPALSEGIRKLEKELDVPLIRRGNKFEGLTAEGQELVTWARRILADRDAMNDEIAAMRTGVSGQLRFGSVPTASIAVSLLNAPFCGLHPQATVQVVSDLTSGDVLGKLRSFEIDAGITYIQDPVPEEFRVLPLYLERHVLLTTRGAVTASSATWAQAAALPLCLLTPSMQGRRRIDEVFAEVGAAPAPRLETDSVASLFAHVQTGSWSTIVPSAWLHVFGVPANLQAVPLVSPQRSVPVGLVTLARDPAPVLVRALLSVAESTDLTFLEHLPAERSR from the coding sequence ATGTTCATCCGGCAACTCGAGTACATGGTCGCCCTCGCACGCGAGCGGCACTTCGTTCGCGCCGCCCAATCCTGCTCGGTCTCCCAGCCCGCGCTCTCGGAGGGGATCCGGAAGCTGGAAAAAGAACTGGATGTTCCCCTCATCCGCCGGGGCAACAAATTCGAGGGCCTGACCGCCGAGGGGCAGGAACTCGTCACCTGGGCGCGGAGGATCCTCGCGGACCGGGACGCCATGAACGACGAGATCGCCGCCATGCGCACCGGGGTCTCCGGCCAGCTGCGCTTCGGCTCCGTTCCCACCGCCTCGATCGCGGTGTCGCTGTTGAACGCACCGTTCTGCGGGCTCCATCCCCAAGCCACCGTCCAGGTGGTCTCCGACCTGACCTCCGGGGACGTCCTGGGCAAGCTGCGGTCCTTCGAGATCGATGCCGGCATCACCTACATCCAGGATCCGGTGCCGGAGGAATTCCGCGTGCTTCCGCTGTACCTGGAACGCCATGTGCTGCTGACCACCCGGGGTGCCGTGACGGCGTCCTCCGCGACCTGGGCGCAGGCGGCGGCCCTGCCGCTGTGCCTGCTGACCCCGAGCATGCAGGGCCGGCGGCGCATCGACGAGGTCTTTGCCGAGGTGGGGGCCGCTCCCGCGCCCCGGCTCGAAACCGACTCCGTGGCCTCGCTCTTCGCGCACGTGCAGACGGGCTCGTGGTCGACCATCGTGCCCTCGGCCTGGCTGCATGTCTTCGGGGTTCCGGCCAATCTGCAGGCCGTGCCGTTGGTTTCTCCCCAGCGCTCCGTGCCGGTCGGGTTGGTGACCCTGGCCCGTGACCCCGCTCCGGTGTTGGTCCGCGCCTTGCTGTCCGTGGCGGAATCGACCGATCTCACGTTCCTGGAGCACCTCCCGGCCGAACGGTCACGATAA
- a CDS encoding FUSC family protein, producing the protein MAETVEARGTEPRGVSAAFRALDSRALLAMGPAQGDRLAAWRVALGVAVPSLALLAIGRPDLVIYAVFGAFAGIYGRNEPHQLRVIHQGQAAVLLVGGTVLGIGLAAAHVGPWTLVALEALVAGVVSMVADKYRLKPGGPFFCIFALGACASVPLAVPWWCAGLICLGSALFAVLVGFAGWMGSRSWVTGAVRPVVPAISPAILVHALRYLLAVGTAGAAGILLGIGHPYWAMAAGAVPLAAETLGARIVRGIHRVLGTLAGVGVTALILLPQPPIMVLGLAVVVLQFPSELFMTRHYGLALVFFTPLILVMTYLASPMDPGILMADRAVETVIGATAGVLVAVCIREPRPAGPVVR; encoded by the coding sequence ATGGCAGAGACGGTCGAAGCACGGGGAACCGAACCACGTGGCGTGAGTGCCGCCTTCAGGGCGCTGGATTCCCGCGCGCTCCTGGCCATGGGCCCGGCGCAGGGCGACCGGCTGGCCGCCTGGCGCGTGGCGCTGGGGGTTGCCGTCCCCTCGCTCGCACTGCTGGCAATCGGCCGGCCGGACCTGGTCATCTACGCCGTCTTCGGGGCTTTCGCCGGCATATACGGCAGGAACGAGCCGCATCAGCTGCGGGTCATCCACCAGGGACAGGCCGCGGTGCTTCTCGTGGGCGGGACCGTGCTCGGCATCGGACTGGCAGCGGCGCACGTCGGTCCGTGGACGCTGGTGGCGCTCGAGGCCCTGGTCGCGGGCGTGGTCTCAATGGTTGCCGACAAGTACAGGCTCAAGCCCGGCGGCCCCTTCTTCTGCATCTTTGCCTTGGGCGCCTGCGCCTCGGTTCCGCTTGCGGTGCCGTGGTGGTGCGCCGGGCTCATTTGCCTCGGTTCGGCACTTTTCGCGGTGCTTGTCGGGTTCGCCGGTTGGATGGGGTCGCGGAGCTGGGTGACCGGCGCCGTCCGCCCGGTGGTGCCGGCCATCTCGCCGGCGATCCTCGTCCACGCCCTGCGCTACCTCCTGGCTGTGGGCACCGCCGGGGCCGCGGGTATCCTGCTGGGGATCGGGCACCCGTACTGGGCCATGGCCGCCGGCGCGGTTCCGCTGGCCGCCGAGACCCTCGGGGCGCGCATCGTCCGCGGCATCCACCGCGTGCTCGGAACGCTGGCCGGGGTCGGTGTGACCGCACTGATCCTGCTGCCGCAGCCCCCCATCATGGTCCTGGGGCTGGCGGTGGTCGTGCTGCAGTTCCCCTCGGAGCTGTTCATGACCCGCCATTACGGGCTGGCGCTGGTCTTCTTCACGCCGCTGATCCTGGTGATGACGTACCTGGCCTCCCCGATGGATCCCGGCATTCTCATGGCCGACAGGGCCGTGGAGACGGTGATCGGTGCCACGGCCGGGGTGCTGGTTGCCGTGTGCATCCGCGAGCCCCGGCCGGCCGGACCCGTGGTGCGCTGA
- a CDS encoding CobW family GTP-binding protein, whose product MSARLGIIGGYLGSGKTTLVNVLLAGALPGRTAVVVNDFGSVNIDADLIASADDDTIELTNGCICCQLGDDVARTMTALAARTDLDNVLCEVSGVGNPGELATWRSYPGFSPGPVLVCADATDVVRLLRDEYVGDTVARQLAAAEVVLLTKTDLAISAEIGAALDACAAAAPQARVLEQDRVHPERTAARAFAVAAPPEQETRGPAGGSDAHADSHASCTLAAPGPLDVAAVVRALEGQAHELVRAKGTLQGGDGRWNEVQLAAGRVEVLPRADGRPAPVHPGLVLIAAGPDPSGALESARTALTGILGNRGPVLRR is encoded by the coding sequence GTGAGCGCACGGCTGGGCATCATCGGCGGGTACCTGGGGTCCGGCAAGACCACGCTGGTGAACGTACTGCTGGCCGGGGCCCTGCCCGGGCGCACCGCGGTGGTGGTCAACGACTTCGGGTCGGTGAACATCGACGCGGACCTGATCGCCTCGGCCGACGACGACACCATCGAGCTGACCAACGGCTGCATCTGCTGCCAGCTCGGCGACGACGTGGCCCGCACCATGACCGCGCTTGCCGCACGCACCGACCTGGACAACGTGCTCTGCGAAGTCAGCGGCGTGGGGAACCCCGGAGAGCTGGCCACCTGGCGCAGCTACCCCGGTTTCTCCCCCGGGCCGGTGCTGGTCTGCGCCGATGCCACCGATGTGGTGCGGCTGCTGCGCGATGAATACGTCGGGGACACCGTGGCCCGGCAGTTGGCCGCCGCCGAGGTGGTGCTGCTGACCAAGACGGACCTGGCCATCTCCGCGGAAATCGGTGCCGCGCTGGATGCCTGCGCGGCGGCGGCCCCGCAAGCCAGGGTGCTGGAGCAGGACCGGGTCCACCCGGAACGAACCGCCGCCCGGGCATTCGCCGTCGCTGCGCCGCCGGAGCAAGAAACGCGGGGCCCCGCGGGAGGTTCCGACGCCCATGCCGATTCCCACGCCAGCTGCACCCTGGCCGCGCCCGGACCCCTCGATGTGGCTGCCGTGGTGCGGGCGCTGGAAGGGCAGGCGCACGAACTGGTGCGCGCCAAGGGCACGCTGCAGGGAGGCGACGGGCGCTGGAACGAGGTGCAGCTGGCCGCCGGCCGGGTGGAGGTTCTCCCGCGCGCCGATGGCCGTCCCGCCCCGGTGCATCCCGGCCTGGTGTTGATTGCCGCCGGTCCGGATCCCTCCGGCGCGCTCGAGTCCGCCCGGACCGCCCTGACCGGGATCCTGGGCAACCGTGGCCCGGTACTTCGCCGGTAG
- a CDS encoding amidohydrolase, translating to MWAVSPEEFREAFEAFHSAGVLVHVHCNGDQTTQLFLDTLEAILTAHPRPDHRHTCTHSQMSTTAQYKRMATLGACANIFANHIWAWGDQHMDITVGPDRARRMNAAATALRHGVPISLHSDTPVTPLGPLHTMKHAVTRLTVSGRVMGEAERISAQQALEAVTLGGAYMLKMDHEIGSLEAGKFADMAVLSQDPLEVPAEEIGTIHVYGTVVGGRHHTSNVPAPARAGTR from the coding sequence ATCTGGGCCGTGAGCCCCGAGGAATTCCGCGAGGCCTTCGAGGCCTTCCACTCCGCGGGGGTGCTGGTGCACGTGCACTGCAACGGCGACCAGACCACCCAGCTGTTCCTGGACACCCTCGAAGCCATCCTGACCGCGCATCCGCGCCCGGACCACCGGCACACCTGCACCCACTCGCAGATGAGCACCACCGCCCAATACAAGCGCATGGCAACCCTGGGGGCCTGCGCCAACATCTTCGCCAACCACATCTGGGCGTGGGGCGACCAGCACATGGACATCACCGTGGGCCCGGACCGCGCCCGCCGGATGAACGCGGCTGCCACCGCGCTGCGCCACGGGGTGCCGATCTCGCTGCACTCCGACACCCCCGTCACCCCGCTGGGTCCGCTACACACCATGAAGCACGCGGTCACCCGATTGACGGTTTCCGGACGCGTGATGGGCGAGGCCGAGCGCATCAGCGCGCAACAGGCGCTGGAGGCGGTGACCCTGGGCGGGGCCTACATGCTCAAGATGGACCACGAGATCGGTTCGCTGGAGGCCGGGAAGTTCGCCGACATGGCCGTGCTGTCCCAGGACCCGCTGGAGGTTCCGGCGGAGGAAATCGGCACCATCCACGTGTACGGCACCGTGGTGGGCGGGCGGCACCACACCAGCAACGTCCCGGCCCCCGCGCGGGCCGGCACCCGGTGA
- a CDS encoding amidohydrolase family protein has protein sequence MEPTIVYPARLVRTLDPANPTAQAVAVRGTRIRAVGSVAELMGYTGAVLDERYADAVLVPGFVEAHSHAGSGNVWTSTYVGLVDRIAPDGRRWPGCRSIEDVIARLSAAEAELGDPGAPLRAWGLDPIYFPGERFGAAELDRVSGTRPVHITHSSGHVVTINSAGLRACGIDAGTTVTGVSKDESGQPTGVLLEFAAMALAAPLVEGASLLSVNPEALAAFGQDGVNTGTTTLTDLGSRLLMEDAGVGFFRTHVGEEFPARLNVFHFGVGVGKVGLSLAEAAQRLVKLRALSTDKLRFGNVKLMLDGSIQGFTARLLEPGY, from the coding sequence TCCGACCGCACAGGCCGTGGCGGTGCGCGGGACCCGGATCCGGGCCGTCGGCAGCGTGGCCGAGCTCATGGGCTACACCGGCGCGGTGCTTGATGAGCGGTACGCCGATGCGGTGCTGGTGCCCGGCTTCGTCGAGGCACATAGCCATGCGGGTTCCGGCAACGTCTGGACCAGCACCTATGTGGGGCTTGTCGACCGGATCGCGCCGGATGGACGGCGTTGGCCCGGGTGCCGCAGCATCGAAGACGTGATCGCGCGGCTTTCCGCCGCCGAGGCCGAACTCGGTGACCCCGGTGCCCCATTGCGGGCCTGGGGGCTGGACCCGATCTACTTCCCCGGCGAGCGCTTCGGTGCCGCCGAGCTCGACAGGGTCTCGGGAACCCGGCCCGTGCACATCACCCACTCCAGCGGGCACGTGGTCACCATCAACTCCGCCGGGCTGCGGGCCTGCGGCATCGATGCGGGAACCACGGTCACCGGCGTTTCCAAGGACGAGTCGGGGCAGCCCACCGGGGTGCTGCTGGAATTTGCCGCCATGGCGCTGGCCGCGCCCCTGGTCGAGGGAGCCTCGCTGCTGAGCGTCAACCCGGAGGCGCTTGCCGCCTTTGGCCAGGACGGGGTGAACACCGGAACCACCACGCTGACGGACCTGGGATCGCGGCTGCTGATGGAGGATGCCGGGGTTGGGTTCTTCCGCACGCATGTGGGGGAAGAATTCCCGGCGCGGCTGAATGTCTTCCACTTCGGGGTCGGGGTCGGAAAGGTCGGGCTCTCACTTGCCGAGGCCGCGCAGCGCCTGGTCAAGCTTCGGGCCCTGTCCACCGACAAGCTGCGCTTCGGCAACGTCAAGCTCATGCTGGATGGCTCCATCCAGGGCTTCACCGCCCGGCTGCTGGAGCCCGGCTACTAA